A part of Thermococcus sp. SY098 genomic DNA contains:
- the aroB gene encoding 3-dehydroquinate synthase, with product MGIIIEKGGIKKLKSIVDEISPYKTVIITNTTLEKLWLDKILDQISAIPIVIPDGEGFKSLETAQQMWKKLIEIGFTRKSLIIGLGGGVITDLAAFVASTFMRGTYLGLIPTTLLAQVDAAIGGKTGVNFEGKNIIGTFYLPNFVLIDPETLKTLPKVEILNGFGEVVKYGILDSRAYKKLKSFRKIDEGLIRECVNVKLRIVEKDLRESGKRRILNLGHTVGHAIEKVSNYRIKHGFAVAIGLMASALIAEKISGFDSGKVEELLDKFSLPKKHNFKPKELLKAMKIDKKAWYGRLVFILPEDIGKVTIREVDEKVVLDVLEVIRDDSRDN from the coding sequence ATGGGGATTATAATCGAGAAGGGTGGCATTAAAAAGCTAAAAAGCATTGTTGATGAGATTTCTCCTTACAAAACCGTCATAATAACCAACACAACCCTCGAAAAACTTTGGTTAGATAAGATTTTGGATCAAATAAGCGCTATTCCAATTGTCATCCCCGATGGGGAGGGGTTCAAAAGCCTCGAGACAGCCCAGCAGATGTGGAAAAAGCTAATTGAAATTGGCTTCACAAGAAAATCTTTGATAATTGGGCTTGGCGGTGGGGTTATAACAGATTTAGCTGCTTTTGTAGCTTCTACTTTTATGAGGGGGACCTATTTGGGCTTAATTCCAACGACCCTTTTAGCTCAAGTTGATGCCGCTATAGGGGGGAAGACTGGGGTAAACTTTGAAGGCAAAAACATAATTGGAACTTTTTACCTGCCCAACTTTGTTCTAATTGATCCAGAAACCCTAAAAACGCTCCCCAAGGTTGAAATATTGAACGGCTTTGGCGAGGTCGTTAAGTACGGGATTCTTGATTCAAGAGCCTACAAGAAGCTCAAGTCTTTTAGGAAAATCGATGAAGGGCTGATTAGAGAATGCGTAAACGTAAAGCTCAGAATCGTTGAAAAGGACTTAAGGGAAAGCGGGAAGAGAAGAATTTTGAATTTAGGCCACACCGTTGGGCATGCAATAGAGAAAGTTTCAAATTACAGGATAAAGCATGGCTTTGCCGTCGCTATCGGCTTGATGGCAAGCGCACTAATAGCGGAAAAGATTAGCGGTTTCGATTCTGGAAAAGTCGAGGAGCTGTTGGATAAGTTTAGCCTCCCAAAGAAGCACAACTTTAAACCAAAAGAGCTTTTGAAAGCCATGAAAATAGATAAAAAAGCTTGGTACGGGAGATTAGTTTTCATACTTCCAGAGGATATTGGGAAAGTTACCATAAGGGAAGTTGATGAAAAAGTGGTTTTAGATGTTCTCGAGGTGATAAGAGATGATAGCAGGGACAATTAA
- the aroD gene encoding type I 3-dehydroquinate dehydratase, giving the protein MIAGTIKAKSIDEVIRIIEKDTADLYELRVDAMESFEGIEKLKPFAEKLIITVRSKEEGGFREIGDEERLKLFEGFMGINPAFVDVEFKSKIAEDVIRLAGEKGVGVIVSYHDFEKTPSFKELKALLEEMKKLKADIIKIVTFAKHHIDNVRIVRLYEYEKNLIAFCMGEKGKISRAFSLVLSPFTYASLDEAAAPGQLSVEDMKLLLALIGDGND; this is encoded by the coding sequence ATGATAGCAGGGACAATTAAAGCAAAAAGCATTGATGAAGTAATTAGAATCATTGAAAAAGATACAGCTGATCTTTATGAGCTCAGAGTTGATGCCATGGAAAGCTTTGAGGGAATTGAAAAGCTGAAGCCCTTTGCTGAGAAGCTGATAATCACAGTGCGTTCTAAGGAGGAGGGGGGATTCAGAGAGATTGGGGATGAAGAGAGGCTGAAACTTTTCGAAGGGTTCATGGGGATTAACCCAGCGTTCGTTGATGTTGAGTTCAAATCAAAGATCGCTGAAGATGTAATAAGATTGGCGGGAGAGAAGGGAGTTGGGGTTATCGTTTCATATCACGATTTTGAGAAAACGCCGAGCTTTAAAGAACTCAAAGCACTCCTGGAGGAAATGAAAAAGCTCAAAGCTGACATCATAAAAATAGTCACCTTTGCCAAGCACCACATTGACAATGTAAGGATTGTAAGGCTCTATGAATACGAAAAAAACCTCATTGCTTTTTGCATGGGTGAAAAGGGGAAGATTTCAAGAGCTTTCAGCTTGGTTTTAAGCCCATTTACTTATGCTTCTCTGGACGAAGCAGCTGCACCCGGACAGCTGAGCGTTGAAGATATGAAGCTGCTTTTGGCTCTCATTGGTGATGGAAATGATTGA
- a CDS encoding shikimate dehydrogenase translates to MIDAKTKLYGLIGKPVEHSLSPVIHNALFKKYNINAVYLAFEVDDLDSAVKGVRALGISGLNVTMPYKEQILEFLDELSEEARAIGSVNTVVNREGKLVGYNTDGIGALKALKRFTKVGEKRILLLGAGGAGKAIAYTLSRLAKVVVLNRTERKAKELEKFGVKGEKLSKESLEHYLSWADIVINATSLGMNEDKSPIPKELLRENLVVFDIVYSPLETKLLREAREIGCLTIDGLWMLIYQGAESFKLWTGVKPDVEFMRKVALEALKSERQSI, encoded by the coding sequence ATGATTGACGCCAAAACGAAGCTCTATGGGTTAATCGGGAAGCCCGTTGAGCACTCGCTAAGTCCAGTTATCCACAACGCCTTATTCAAAAAATACAACATCAACGCGGTTTATTTAGCCTTTGAAGTTGATGATTTAGATTCAGCGGTTAAAGGGGTTAGAGCTCTTGGGATTTCTGGATTGAATGTTACAATGCCCTACAAAGAGCAAATTTTAGAGTTTTTAGATGAGCTTTCCGAAGAAGCCAGAGCGATTGGAAGCGTGAATACAGTAGTAAACAGAGAAGGGAAACTTGTTGGATACAACACTGACGGCATTGGTGCGTTAAAAGCTCTAAAGCGTTTTACAAAAGTTGGGGAAAAAAGAATTCTGCTTCTGGGGGCTGGAGGTGCCGGAAAGGCAATAGCTTACACTCTCTCCAGGTTAGCCAAAGTCGTCGTGCTTAACAGAACTGAGAGAAAAGCGAAAGAGCTTGAAAAGTTTGGCGTCAAAGGGGAGAAGCTGAGCAAAGAGAGCTTGGAGCATTACTTAAGCTGGGCTGATATCGTGATAAATGCCACATCTCTTGGCATGAACGAAGATAAGAGTCCAATTCCAAAGGAGCTTTTGAGAGAAAATTTGGTTGTTTTTGATATCGTTTACTCTCCCTTGGAAACCAAGCTCTTAAGGGAAGCCAGAGAAATTGGCTGTTTGACTATTGACGGCTTGTGGATGCTAATCTACCAAGGAGCGGAGAGCTTTAAGCTGTGGACTGGAGTCAAGCCAGACGTTGAGTTCATGCGTAAAGTTGCCTTGGAGGCGCTTAAAAGTGAAAGGCAAAGCATTTAG
- a CDS encoding shikimate kinase — MKGKAFSAVTVINAFATGKGGAIGIDLKVSVRVKLTDEGISGKIFVRGEKFEDFSLVKAVLETIKDKFGLDFGVKVKIDSEIPVGKGLKSSSAVANALTDAILKELKIELPDIEVVRLGVEAAKRAGVTLTGAFDDACASYFGGLCLTDNLKLELLKREEVGKIPVVLLIPQETLLTSSLKNKNFKVLAPYVGEAFKLALRGEWKKALLLNGLIYGSFLGYNLEPIAEALRAGMVAGLSGKGPAMFAITEEPEKIVETWRDYGEVLTTRLR, encoded by the coding sequence GTGAAAGGCAAAGCATTTAGCGCGGTAACGGTAATCAACGCCTTTGCCACTGGAAAGGGAGGAGCAATTGGAATAGATTTGAAGGTTAGCGTTAGGGTTAAGCTAACTGATGAAGGAATTAGCGGGAAAATCTTTGTTAGAGGGGAAAAGTTTGAGGATTTTTCGTTAGTTAAAGCAGTTTTGGAGACAATTAAAGATAAATTCGGCTTGGATTTTGGTGTTAAAGTTAAGATAGATTCGGAAATTCCAGTTGGAAAGGGCTTGAAGAGCAGTTCTGCAGTGGCAAATGCCCTAACAGATGCAATCTTAAAAGAGCTTAAAATTGAGTTGCCTGATATTGAAGTTGTTAGGCTCGGCGTTGAAGCCGCTAAGAGAGCTGGTGTAACTTTAACGGGAGCATTTGACGATGCTTGTGCCTCTTATTTTGGAGGTTTGTGTTTGACGGACAACTTGAAGCTTGAGCTCTTGAAGAGGGAGGAAGTGGGAAAAATTCCAGTAGTTTTGCTAATTCCCCAAGAAACTCTCCTGACGTCAAGTTTAAAGAACAAAAACTTCAAAGTCCTCGCTCCATACGTTGGAGAAGCCTTTAAGTTGGCACTAAGAGGAGAGTGGAAAAAAGCTTTGCTTTTAAACGGGCTGATATATGGGTCTTTCTTGGGATACAATCTCGAACCCATTGCTGAGGCTCTAAGAGCTGGAATGGTTGCCGGACTTTCAGGAAAAGGTCCTGCAATGTTTGCAATAACTGAAGAGCCCGAAAAAATTGTAGAAACTTGGAGAGACTATGGGGAAGTTTTAACAACAAGGCTGAGGTGA